The following coding sequences are from one Mycobacterium bourgelatii window:
- a CDS encoding MBL fold metallo-hydrolase, with product MNRIQMGRASVTRVLELRFDLPTRTFPHTPPSGWRDHADLLVPDFFDPDANLWHVAIQSWVIEVDGLTVVVDTGVGNDRSRPHMPPLDHLRTGFLNALRSAGVNRNAVDVVINTHVHSDHVGWNTMLENGAWVPTFPNARYLVPAPDYQHFHPDGTAARQSPRNEQEELARRGDRLVFEDSVVPVDEAGQVVQWSDDYQISPSLRLRLAPGHTPGSSVLWLDAGEPAVFVGDLTHSPLQVRRPGDACAFDIDASAAAATRHRIFTEAARAGATVIPAHYPGRGGARLRAVDDHFDVDQWLDIEPLQADRQ from the coding sequence ATGAACCGAATCCAGATGGGGCGCGCCAGCGTCACCCGGGTGCTGGAGCTGCGCTTCGACCTGCCGACCCGCACCTTCCCGCACACGCCTCCATCGGGTTGGCGCGACCACGCCGACCTCTTGGTTCCGGACTTCTTCGATCCCGACGCCAACCTGTGGCACGTCGCGATCCAGAGCTGGGTCATCGAGGTCGACGGGCTGACCGTGGTGGTGGATACCGGTGTCGGGAATGACCGCTCGCGCCCGCACATGCCGCCGTTGGATCACCTGCGGACCGGGTTCCTCAATGCGTTGCGGTCGGCGGGCGTGAACCGCAACGCCGTCGACGTGGTGATCAACACCCACGTCCACTCCGACCACGTCGGGTGGAACACGATGCTGGAGAACGGCGCATGGGTGCCGACGTTTCCCAACGCCCGCTACCTGGTGCCCGCACCCGACTACCAACACTTTCACCCAGACGGGACCGCCGCGCGTCAGTCGCCGCGCAACGAACAAGAGGAACTCGCGCGGCGCGGCGATCGGTTGGTGTTCGAGGACAGCGTCGTACCGGTCGACGAGGCGGGACAGGTCGTGCAATGGTCCGATGACTACCAGATCAGCCCGTCGCTACGACTGCGACTGGCGCCGGGACACACGCCCGGTTCGTCGGTGCTGTGGCTGGACGCGGGCGAGCCGGCGGTCTTCGTCGGCGACCTCACGCACAGCCCGCTGCAGGTGCGTCGACCCGGCGACGCGTGCGCCTTCGACATCGACGCATCCGCGGCGGCGGCCACCCGCCACCGCATCTTCACCGAGGCCGCACGCGCCGGGGCCACCGTCATCCCCGCGCACTATCCCGGTCGTGGCGGCGCGAGGCTGCGCGCCGTCGACGACCACTTCGACGTCGATCAGTGGCTAGACATCGAGCCGCTACAGGCGGATCGGCAGTGA
- a CDS encoding L-fuculose-phosphate aldolase, with the protein MKFVENPETAVLAAAKDMLRRGLVEGTAGNISARRSDGNLVITPSSVDYADMTLDDLVLVDPDGAVLQAKEGRMPSTEMQLHLACYRAFDDIGSVIHSHPVWATMFAIAHQPIPACVDEFAVFCGGDVRCTEYAGSGTPDVGVNAVKALEGRGAALIANHGLVAVGPRPDKVMHITALVERTAQIVWGARAIGGPVPIPEDVNRNFAGVYSYLRANT; encoded by the coding sequence ATGAAATTCGTGGAAAACCCGGAGACAGCAGTGCTGGCCGCGGCCAAAGACATGCTGCGTCGCGGTCTCGTCGAGGGCACGGCCGGCAACATCTCGGCCCGGCGCTCCGACGGCAATCTGGTCATCACGCCCTCGTCGGTCGACTATGCCGACATGACCCTCGACGATCTGGTCCTGGTGGATCCGGACGGCGCTGTGCTGCAAGCCAAAGAAGGTCGCATGCCGTCGACCGAGATGCAGTTGCATCTGGCGTGCTACCGCGCATTCGACGACATCGGCAGCGTGATCCACAGCCATCCGGTGTGGGCGACCATGTTCGCCATCGCCCATCAGCCGATCCCCGCCTGTGTGGACGAGTTCGCCGTCTTCTGCGGCGGGGACGTGCGCTGCACCGAGTACGCCGGGTCTGGCACGCCCGACGTCGGGGTGAACGCGGTCAAGGCGCTGGAGGGCCGCGGCGCCGCGTTGATCGCCAACCACGGCCTGGTGGCGGTAGGCCCCCGCCCGGACAAGGTCATGCACATCACCGCACTGGTCGAACGCACCGCCCAAATAGTCTGGGGCGCAAGGGCAATCGGTGGACCGGTGCCGATTCCGGAGGACGTCAACCGGAACTTTGCCGGCGTCTACAGCTACCTGCGCGCCAACACCTAA
- a CDS encoding cytochrome P450, with translation MTNTAVDLAQPAIWASRFPDDLFAELRAQTPVFHQRLTDDVKSAVGREFWVCTKHADVARVHRDYESFTATRGPLIQDVPLFDAYPAIVSLDPPDHTVRRRVITRAFTPRAVAKLEDGIRHRAKALAGALLEAGGGDFVDLAAGLPISVIGDIVGIPESDRPHVFSLIELVVKTTGGQMLVPDGGDVKPFLELFQYASALTARKREHPEDDIWSVLCTTKITDPSGESFLLPSNELEIFFFVLGLAGADTTRNALCDGIRAFVANPDQIAIYRSEPGARHTAVEEVIRYSTPIMFWVRGATKDVVLGDTMIPEGARVVTMLRSANRDEDVFEDPYRFDIRRDPNPHQSFGGGGAHHCLGAMLARAEVRAALDEILLHTNDIEIGEPTMTLPNLTNNMTVYDSLPIRL, from the coding sequence ATGACCAACACGGCCGTTGACCTCGCGCAGCCGGCGATCTGGGCGTCCCGATTCCCCGACGATCTGTTTGCCGAACTGCGGGCGCAGACCCCGGTCTTCCACCAGCGACTCACCGACGACGTGAAATCGGCGGTGGGACGCGAATTCTGGGTGTGCACCAAACACGCCGACGTTGCCCGGGTGCACCGGGATTACGAATCGTTCACCGCGACCCGCGGCCCGTTGATCCAAGACGTGCCGTTGTTCGACGCCTATCCGGCCATCGTGAGCCTGGACCCGCCCGATCACACCGTGCGCCGCAGGGTCATCACGCGCGCGTTCACCCCGCGGGCGGTGGCCAAATTGGAGGACGGCATTCGCCACCGCGCGAAGGCGTTGGCCGGCGCATTGCTGGAGGCCGGCGGCGGAGATTTCGTGGATCTGGCTGCCGGGCTGCCCATCTCGGTGATTGGTGACATTGTGGGCATCCCGGAATCGGACCGGCCGCACGTGTTCAGCCTGATCGAGTTGGTGGTGAAAACCACGGGCGGACAGATGTTGGTGCCCGACGGAGGCGACGTCAAGCCCTTCCTGGAGTTGTTCCAGTACGCCAGCGCGCTGACCGCCCGCAAACGTGAGCATCCCGAGGACGACATCTGGAGCGTGTTGTGCACCACCAAGATCACGGACCCATCGGGTGAGAGCTTCCTACTCCCGTCCAACGAACTTGAGATCTTCTTTTTCGTTCTCGGGTTGGCGGGCGCGGACACCACGCGAAATGCGTTGTGCGACGGCATCCGGGCCTTTGTGGCCAACCCGGATCAGATCGCGATTTATCGGTCCGAGCCTGGGGCGCGGCACACGGCGGTCGAAGAGGTGATCCGGTATTCCACGCCCATCATGTTCTGGGTGCGGGGCGCAACCAAGGACGTCGTGTTGGGGGACACGATGATCCCCGAGGGCGCGCGCGTGGTGACGATGTTGCGCTCGGCGAACCGCGACGAGGATGTGTTCGAGGATCCCTACCGCTTCGACATCCGGCGGGATCCCAACCCACACCAGTCATTCGGCGGCGGCGGTGCCCATCACTGCCTGGGCGCGATGCTGGCGCGCGCCGAGGTCAGGGCCGCGCTTGACGAAATCCTGTTGCACACCAACGACATCGAGATCGGCGAGCCGACCATGACGTTGCCCAACCTGACCAACAACATGACCGTCTACGACTCACTGCCGATCCGCCTGTAG
- a CDS encoding helix-turn-helix transcriptional regulator — protein sequence MTQAARLIRYRGGVPVYQYRTDPDIPPVSVHRRRSGDADDLAERGRHIHHFPALWYVPAAGQVYVAAAGAVLDPARMNQLDEGVAVFFDPAALGEDARSPWPAWRAHPLLFPFLHGHSGGMLRLDVPLARRATWDNAIRSIETELAGGEEGYRQAALAHLTLLLIELARLARDVVDDLRRSGEPLLADVFAVIDRRLGERLSLRDVARDLGVTPGHLTTVVRRRTGRTVGDWIIERRMAEARGLLAATDLPVAEVASRVGIADPGYFSRLFSRTHGLSPRQWRIRQG from the coding sequence GTGACACAAGCGGCTCGGCTCATCCGCTACCGCGGTGGCGTGCCGGTGTATCAATACCGCACCGACCCGGACATACCCCCGGTCTCGGTACACCGACGACGCAGCGGCGACGCCGACGACCTCGCGGAGCGCGGGCGGCACATCCATCACTTCCCGGCCCTGTGGTACGTCCCCGCCGCCGGGCAGGTCTACGTCGCGGCCGCTGGTGCGGTGCTCGACCCCGCTCGGATGAACCAGCTGGATGAGGGGGTCGCGGTGTTCTTCGACCCCGCCGCTCTAGGCGAAGACGCCCGGTCACCGTGGCCGGCGTGGCGGGCGCATCCGCTACTTTTCCCGTTCTTGCACGGACATTCTGGGGGGATGCTGCGCTTGGACGTGCCCCTGGCACGCCGAGCGACTTGGGACAACGCGATCCGATCGATCGAAACCGAGCTGGCCGGGGGAGAGGAAGGCTACCGACAGGCCGCGCTGGCGCATCTGACGCTGCTGCTGATCGAACTCGCGCGCTTGGCGCGCGACGTGGTGGACGATCTTCGGCGTAGCGGAGAACCGCTACTGGCCGACGTTTTCGCCGTGATCGACCGTCGGCTCGGTGAACGGCTGTCGCTGCGTGACGTGGCCCGCGACCTCGGCGTGACGCCAGGACACCTGACTACCGTCGTGCGGCGGCGCACCGGCCGCACCGTCGGCGATTGGATCATCGAACGTCGGATGGCCGAGGCTCGCGGCTTGCTGGCCGCAACGGATCTACCGGTCGCGGAGGTGGCCAGCCGGGTCGGGATCGCCGATCCCGGATACTTCAGCAGGCTCTTCAGCCGGACGCACGGCCTCTCGCCGCGGCAATGGCGTATCAGGCAGGGCTGA
- a CDS encoding TetR/AcrR family transcriptional regulator — MEAASTAPVLRYGALDRAHLTKHLYQLAKRVGVDRVTMRALAAEAGTAPSSVYYHVRDKRELLDLLIESVLAQIEVPQKGDWETRLIALYTNARKVLVDVPGIATLLQEHPHTAAATEMDRAARAILGECGLRKRQFEAAHAALYIHLLGSVQLAQSDWAFGYGLRLILGGLRNVMAENS, encoded by the coding sequence ATGGAGGCTGCGTCCACGGCACCGGTGCTGCGCTACGGCGCGCTGGATCGCGCGCACCTGACCAAGCACCTTTACCAACTGGCGAAGCGCGTCGGCGTCGATCGGGTCACCATGCGCGCGCTGGCGGCCGAGGCCGGTACGGCTCCGTCATCGGTCTACTACCACGTGCGCGACAAGCGTGAATTGCTCGATTTGCTGATCGAATCGGTGCTCGCTCAAATCGAGGTGCCGCAAAAAGGGGATTGGGAAACGCGGTTGATCGCGCTGTACACCAACGCTCGAAAAGTGCTCGTCGACGTGCCGGGAATCGCCACCCTGCTGCAGGAACACCCGCACACGGCCGCGGCCACCGAGATGGACCGAGCGGCACGCGCCATCCTGGGCGAATGCGGCCTGCGGAAAAGGCAATTCGAAGCGGCGCACGCAGCCTTGTACATCCACCTGCTGGGTTCGGTGCAGCTCGCGCAGAGCGACTGGGCATTCGGATACGGGTTGCGCCTGATCCTCGGGGGCCTGCGTAATGTGATGGCGGAGAACTCATGA